The Nostoc cf. commune SO-36 genomic sequence TTCCTGCTATTTTCCATTGCCATTAATTTTTTATTTTTTATATGATTTCCCTCTCTCCCATTCTCCAAGCTAGACTCTCCCAACCCCTCAAAATTGGCTCGTTTGAGGTAAAAAGTCGCGTTCTCCAGTCGCCTCTATCTGGGGTGACAGATATGGTGTTTCGCCGTCTGGTGCGTCGCTATGCACCAGATTCAATGATGTATACCGAAATGGTGAATGCTACGGGATTGCATTATGTCAAGCAGTTACCCAAAATTATGGAGGTAGATCCTAATGAGCGCCCAATTAGTGTTCAACTATTTGATTGCCGTCCAGATTTCTTGGCAGAAGCAGCAATCAAGGCAGTTGCCGAAGGTGCTGATACTGTTGATATTAATATGGGTTGTCCGGTAAATAAAATCACTAAAAATGGTGGTGGTTCTTCGTTGTTACGGCAACCAGAAGTAGCAGAGGCAATTGTGCGGGAAGTGGTAAAAGCTGTTGATGTACCTGTGACAGTAAAAACCCGTATTGGCTGGAATGACAACGAAATTACTATTCTCGACTTTGCCAAGCGGATGGAAGATGCCGGGGCACAAATGATCACAGTCCACGGACGCACCCGCGCCCAAGGATACAATGGCAATGCCCGTTGGGAATGGATTACTCGTGTAAAAGAAGTGCTTTCTATCCCAGTGATTGGAAATGGAGATATTTTTTCCGTTGAAGCGGCGGTGAAATGTTTAGAACAAACTGGCGCTGATGGTGTGATGTGTTCCCGTGGGACTTTAGGCTATCCGTTTTTGGTGGGAGAAATTGATCATTTCCTGAAAACTGGGGAGATGTTAGCAACACCTAGCCCGATTCAGCGCTTGGAATGTGCAAGAGATCATTTACAAGCCTTGTGGGAGTATAAAGGCGATCGCGGTGTACGTCAAGCCCGTAAGCACATGACTTGGTATGCTAAAGGTTTCGTTGGTGCTGCCGAACTCCGAGGACAGCTAAGTTTGGTTGAAAAAGTAGATCAAGGTTTGGCAATGATTGACCAAGCAATTGAAAAATTGGCTAATGGTTATGAACTTGAAGAAGAAGCACAAGGTAGTTTTGTAATGCTTTAATATCTTTAACTAGCCAAAGTGGAGGCTCACAATGTTAGTTTCTAAACACAACGATGTTGTATCCGTCCCCAAAATCCTCTCTTTAGAAGACTTCATGGCAAATCCTCCAGAGGGCATGGAGTGGGTAGACGAGCAACTAGTAGAAAAAACAGGGATGACATTAAAACACAGCGAAATTCAGTTTAATATTGGTTTTTATTGGAGAAGTTATATCAACTCCATTCAACAAGGTGGGAAAGTTTATACTGAAGTACCTTGTCGCACATATAAACAAGGTCGCCGTCCTGACGTAGCTTATCTGACACCTCAGTTGGTAGCTGAGTTTGGTGATGTTCCCACTTTGCCACAGAGTTTTCCACTAATTGCTGAAATAGTTTCACCCACCGATTTAGCTGAAGACTTATTTCTCAAAGCCCAGGAGTATTTGCAGTCTGGTTGCGAAGAAATTTGGCTAGTATTTCCTGAAAGTCGGTTAGTTTTTGTAATGACTGATAATCAGGTTTTAGGGTTTAAAGCTGGTGATGTGGTTAGTACTCAAAGAGTATTACTGGGTTTTAGTGTAGCTGTAGACGAATTTTTGGCTTGAAAATGAATTAGGACTTACACTTCAGAGAGTCAAAAAGTTTCAATCCCTAATAGGGATTTTATTGAATTGCAATCTGCCCATCGTAGCTACATCAAGGGAGTTGCCGTTTCAATCCCTAATAGGGATTTTATTGAATTGCAATTTCATCATGTTCACAGCTTTGATAATTGAGGCACTGTTTCAATCCCTAATAGGGATTTTATTGAATTGCAATCTATGGGTATTTCAAGGATCATTTAGGTAATCTTCTGTTTCAATCCCTAATAGGGATTTTATTGAATTGCAATATGATATTTATACCTCGGTGTTAAAGGTTTATAAAGTTTCAATCCCTAATAGGGATTTTATTGAATTGCAATCTAGCCGCTCGACTTAAAGCCGATCGCTCAAAACGTTTCAATCCCTAATAGGGATTTTATTGAATTGCAATTGCAGAGGTGGGAGTTAATTAAACTCTCACCTGTTTCAATCCCTAATAGGGATTTTATTGAATTGCAATTCTGTAAGTGACTCTATCCGTGCCCTGATTAAAAGTTTCAATCCCTAATAGGGATTTTATTGAATTGCAATTTTACTGTCTTATAAACGGTCGTATTGACTGGGATGTTTCAATCCCTAATAGGGATTTTATTGAATTGCAATAGTGATGGATTGGAGGCTCCTGCTCGTGTTAGGTTTCAATCCCTAATAGGGATTTTATTGAATTGCAATCCGATTACTTCTTAGAAACCTGCGGTTACACATGGGATGTTTCAATCCCTAATAGGGATTTTATTGAATTGCAATGTCATCTGCGAGTCCCAAGGCGTACCCTTTGAGTTTTTGTTTCAATCCCTAATAGGGATTTTATTGAATTGCAATATAAGTACTGTCGTCTAATCCTTCCCTAGGGTCATAAGTTTCAATCCCTAATAGGGATTTTATTGAATTGCAATAATTTTGCTGCTGGTAGCACAGTTAATGTATATAGCGTTTCAATCCCTAATAGGGATTTTATTGAATTGCAATTTTACAGTAGTTCCATAGGGGTTAACCTGTTGTTTCAATCCCTAATAGGGATTTTATTGAATTGCAATCTAAAAATCAAAGATAAAGGACTTAAAAAAGCCCTGTTTCAATCCCTAATAGGGATTTTATTGAATTGCAATACAGCAATGGCTTTATTACGATGCACAAAGATGCATTGTTTCAATCCCTAATAGGGATTTTATTGAATTGCAATCTAAAGACTACTCAGATATCATTCCAGAAGAGTTGTTTCAATCCCTAATAGGGATTTTATTGAATTGCAATGGAAGTCCCCGCGGAAGCAATTGGATGTTGTCATCTCGTTTCAATCCCTAATAGGGATTTTATTGAATTGCAATCGCTGGTGTCTGAAAGCACTGCTGTATTTGGTTTTCAAGGTACAGTTGCGCGAATGAAGAAATCATAACACAGTGAATAGTTATACCACAAAATGTAAATCGCTGGAAAGCAGTCTCTATAAGGTGCGCGGATGGTTTTAAAGTACTATCGCCCTCAAAGTCTTGTATAGAAGGAGCATACAGCCTTTTTTGCCTCTTCTCATTTTGTACACCTACCCATCCGCGCATTTGGCAAGGAAATTAGCCTAATTACCGATCGCTACCTCATATTAAAATAAGCGATCGCCTAATCCTTACACACCTTAATTTACCAAATCAGGGAATACCTCTTGCACAGCTGGATGCACTAAGCGATGGTTCTGCACATTCACACCCTTAGCTAATGCTGGGTTAACTTCCAGTGCCTTAATTCCCAAATTCGCCAACTGGACTACATAAGGTAATGTACTATTATTGAGTGCCTGGGTTGCTGTCCAAGGTACTGCTCCTGGCATATTGGGAACGCCATAATGCACCACGCCCTCTTCAACGTACACCGGATTTGTGTGTGATGTCGGGTGCAAGGTTTCTATGCAACCACCTTGGTCAACGGCTACATCAACTATTACAGAACCAGGACGCATTTGTTTAACCAATTCACGGGATACTAGTATTGGCGCTCTCCGTCCTAATACTAAAACTGCACCGATGAGCAAATCGGCTTCTTTGACTGCGGCTTCGATATGAGCAGAGTTGCTGTAAAGCAATTCGACTCTAGAGCCAAACAAAGTTTCTAAATAAGATAAGCGCTCGACACTCACATCTAAAATCTGGACGATCGCACCCATACCTACAGCAATTTTAGCTGCTTCTGTGCCAACAACACCGCCACCTAAAATTACTACTTTACCTGGTTGGACTCCAGGAACACCACCTAAAAGAACTCCTCTACCGCCTTGCTGACGTTCTAAAAATCTCGCCCCAAATTGTACTGCTAGCCGACCAGCAATCACGCTCATGGGGGTGAGCAAGGGTAGTCTGTTAGCGCCTGGTTGTTCTACAGTTTCGTAGGCGATCGCAGTTGTGCCACAATCAATCAAATTCTCTGTCAATTTGCGATCGGCTGCTAAATGTAAATAAGTAAATAATATCTGCCCTTTCTGCAAAAATTTATACTCAGATGTCAGAGGTTCTTTGACTTTAACAACCAATTCTCGATTCCAAGCCGTTTCTGATGTAGGGACAATCTCGGCTCCAGCATTTCTGTAGTCGTCATCTGAAAATCCAGCACCATTACCTGCTTGCGTCTGGACAAAGATGCTATGACCATTTTCTCGCAGCACCCGCACACTAGAAGGACTTAAACCTACCCGAAATTCTTGATCTTTACTTTCCTTGGGAACGCCAATTTCCATATATCGCCTCTGATAATTTTTTTGTTTAACTGTAGCCTGCCAATTTCCAGCTTGCTAGTTTCGTCTTGCTACTGACCTATTACAAATAGCTGTATTAGAGATCGTTAATCTGTGTTCTAAGTTTCTCAATTTAATCTGAGTAGCCCCAAACTCTTGCCCTTGACTATTGGCGCAGTATTTATACAATATATAAAGAATAGTAACAATTTATTAAAAGAGTGATTGTGCTGCCTACTAGGATGCTTTTGCTGAATTTATGCACTGCAATCTGCTTTTAAGCTACTAAGTGTAGGTAAAAGTTAAGGGAAGAACGAGCCGATTCCTTTAACCTTTGTCGCTTATCCCTACTTTCACCGACTTCTGCGAGAAGTTTAACATTAAGTCCCGTTTGCCAAAAAAGGTTTCTTAAAAATGACACAAACACAACCAACAATTACCCCTAAACTAGAGGAGCCGAAGTTTGGCTTTAACGAATATGCCGAACGCTTAAATGGTCGAGCGGCAATGATTGGCTTCGCTTTAACGCTAGTGATTGAATATACAACCAATCAAGGGGTGTTATCATGGCTAGGTCTGAAGTAGTGCCACCAATCAGCAGAAGGTGGAAGTTATAAGCTAGTAATTAAAAGAGTTTCAACCAGCTGGAACAACCAGTTGGTTTTGACTTTGAATAAATGATAGTGAAGTACTTCGTCCTACATACTTTAATAAATAATTGTCCTAGAATGTAAGTAAGAGAGGAATCAAAATACCTATTAGTGATTGAAATATCATAGATTTGCAAGTAGTATATGCAAGACGATTAATGAGTAAATTTCCTCCCCTACTAATAAAAAAATTATAATTAGTGTCTGCCTTGAATGAGAAAGGCGAATTACGGGTGAGGTATTCTTGGTAAATATACACAAAAGCTGAACTGGAACTAACCAAGCTGTGATGAATGCTGTATTACCTCGTTTTTTGAAGTCAACTTACCGAAAAGAGCCAATAATCAGTGTATTGATGACGATGGGCGCTATAGATGCCCTGATTGGCGGATTGAATGATAGCTGGTCATTGTTCGCTTTTGGTTTGGGAACGGCAGGGATAGCTCTAGCCTTTAAGTTGTGGCGTTTTCAACAGCGTCGTCCTGTAGTAGAGGAGCCTGTGGTGCAACATTATTTGCCCTCTCGTTCTTCTAGTGCGCCTTTACCGATGTTAAGCGTTTCTAAGAAAAAATCACCTCTTTAAAAAGTGCAGAGTTATTACTTGATAACTCTGCAAAACTTATTGGGGTAAATGTATCTATAAAAAGTGAGGAAAAAGAGTGAGTAGTGAGGGAAAAGGTCGGGGTAATTTTCTACGCCCGTATTTTATCTTGGGATTTATGGCAGCTGTTGCCCTTCCAGTGGCTACCTGGGAAGGGTTTCATATTCATCAAGCTCATGCTGCAATTGAAGTAATACCAAGCTCCCAAGCTACTAATAGCTTTGCTAATGCTCAACTACTTTACACACTCAGAGGGCATAAGGGAACTGTTAAATCCCTCGCTTTCAGCCCAGATAGCAGAATTCTTGCTAGTGGAGGTGCAGAAAACGAAGGTGTAATTCGCCTGTGGAATCCAGTAAACGGCAAAAAGTTGGGGAATATTAACAAAGCACACAAAGCAGCCGTAGAATCTTTAGTGATTTCGCCAGATGGTCGAACCCTCGCTAGTTGTAGTGATGACAATACGATTAATCTCTGGAGCCTGAATAATTTTAAATTTAGCCGCTCTTTTGTCGGACATACCAGTAACGTATTATCTTTAGCGGTGTCTCCTGATAGTAAAATCCTCATCAGTGGAGCTTTGGATGGGATTCGTATATGGGATTTATTGCAGCAGCGCCCTCTAGGGACTCTAGTACGCTTTGATAATTTGATTTATACCCTGGCAATTAGTCCTGATGGGCAGACCTTGGCTAGTGGTGATAATAAGGGTGTAATCAAGTTGTGGAATTTGAGTACTGGTAAATTAATTAATGAATTAGTAGCTCATTCTAATGGTGTTAACGCTGTTATCTTTACACCAGATGGGCAAACATTAGTTACTGCTAGCCGCGATCGCACAGTAAAACTGTGGAATATTAATACTGGAGAATTAGTCCGCACCCTGACAGGACATAATAACTGGGTAAATGCGATCACAATTAATCCCGATGGACAAACCCTTGCTAGTGCTGGTAGAGATGGGATTAAATTATGGGATTTAACTACAGGCGAGTTAATAAATACACTGAGTGGACATACAGACTGGGTAAGTGCGATCGCTTTTAGTCCAAATGGCAAAATTCTTGCCAGTGGTGGATTTGATCAACAAATTAAAATTTGGGGAACTCCAGTAAAACGTAATTAACAGCGAACACTAGTTACCCAACTACTTTAAGTAGTCGAGGAACTGAATGACGTATCGTGAGTGCGTAGTTTACCGCCGTAGGCATCGCCTCACAATAGTGCAGGTGATTTACTTTCTTCAAGTATTAAGAATTATTCAAACTATTTAATAATAAATTGGGAAACCTAATGCTGGTCGCTCATAGGGTTTTACCAAAATGTGTTGGCTCACTGCGCGACCTCACTGTTGTAGTGATTACCGCCCACGTTTATAGCCTAATGGTGCTTTTTAGATTGTTTGCTAAAATTTAGTCTTGCCTTTTTAGAGGTTTTGTAGTAGAAAATCAACCAAAGCTCAGATCAAATTTTGCTAGAACTAGCCAAAATGAATGATGTTAGCACCAAGAGGGATGTCTACGATGCGCTACGCCTACCCCAAATGTTGAATAACTGTGAATACTTGATGAAAATACAGCCCAACTAATATCATATCCAGCAAATTACTGTAAGTATAAACATAGGTAATTTATTATCTGTGCAGCTACTTGCCCTCTAGATCGGAACAATTTCTGAACTTAGACAATCTTAGAAATGGTTATCTTCAGTAAATGCACTCAGGTAAATATCACTATCTTGGCTGAAGCAAAGGTTTATAGGGCTTAAACGCTACTTGAAACGGAAGACAACTTGCTACTTAAATAATGTTTAATTTTCCCGAACTGCTTTTGATCCCCATTTCGATAGAATGGCTAGGCAGAACCCTAAAACTAAAAACCGCTTTTGACTGCGACGCCCATGAATCAACTGAACAATGGTTTTACAATATTTCTAAGTCTGCTAGTCGAGGCGATGCCTTTTTTGCTTCTTGGGGTTTTATTCTCCAGTTTGCTGCTGTTTTTTGTTGATGAGCGCAAATTAGTAGAAAAAATGCCCAAAAATCCGTTGCTGGGTGCTTTAGTTGGCAGCATGATCGGCTTTTTATTTCCGGTGTGTGAGTGTGGGAATGTACCGGTAGCGCGGCGGTTCCTAATGCAGGGAGTACCCACACCAGTCGCAATTGGTTTTTTGCTAGCAGCACCAACAATTAACCCAATTGTAATTTGGGCAACTTGGACAGCATTTCGAGATCAGCCAGAAATAGTGGTCTTACGAGTCGTATTTTCTCTAGCAATTGCCACAATTATCGGTTTTGTTTTCAGTTTTCAAAAGGACTTAAACCCCATAGTCCAACCTGCGATCGCTCGGTATATGAAGTTTAATCCACCCGCACAGCCACAAACCAAACGCCGTGGTAAACGTTATCAAGTAGAACAG encodes the following:
- a CDS encoding WD40 repeat domain-containing protein: MAAVALPVATWEGFHIHQAHAAIEVIPSSQATNSFANAQLLYTLRGHKGTVKSLAFSPDSRILASGGAENEGVIRLWNPVNGKKLGNINKAHKAAVESLVISPDGRTLASCSDDNTINLWSLNNFKFSRSFVGHTSNVLSLAVSPDSKILISGALDGIRIWDLLQQRPLGTLVRFDNLIYTLAISPDGQTLASGDNKGVIKLWNLSTGKLINELVAHSNGVNAVIFTPDGQTLVTASRDRTVKLWNINTGELVRTLTGHNNWVNAITINPDGQTLASAGRDGIKLWDLTTGELINTLSGHTDWVSAIAFSPNGKILASGGFDQQIKIWGTPVKRN
- a CDS encoding Uma2 family endonuclease, which codes for MLVSKHNDVVSVPKILSLEDFMANPPEGMEWVDEQLVEKTGMTLKHSEIQFNIGFYWRSYINSIQQGGKVYTEVPCRTYKQGRRPDVAYLTPQLVAEFGDVPTLPQSFPLIAEIVSPTDLAEDLFLKAQEYLQSGCEEIWLVFPESRLVFVMTDNQVLGFKAGDVVSTQRVLLGFSVAVDEFLA
- the dusB gene encoding tRNA dihydrouridine synthase DusB, with product MISLSPILQARLSQPLKIGSFEVKSRVLQSPLSGVTDMVFRRLVRRYAPDSMMYTEMVNATGLHYVKQLPKIMEVDPNERPISVQLFDCRPDFLAEAAIKAVAEGADTVDINMGCPVNKITKNGGGSSLLRQPEVAEAIVREVVKAVDVPVTVKTRIGWNDNEITILDFAKRMEDAGAQMITVHGRTRAQGYNGNARWEWITRVKEVLSIPVIGNGDIFSVEAAVKCLEQTGADGVMCSRGTLGYPFLVGEIDHFLKTGEMLATPSPIQRLECARDHLQALWEYKGDRGVRQARKHMTWYAKGFVGAAELRGQLSLVEKVDQGLAMIDQAIEKLANGYELEEEAQGSFVML
- the ald gene encoding alanine dehydrogenase codes for the protein MEIGVPKESKDQEFRVGLSPSSVRVLRENGHSIFVQTQAGNGAGFSDDDYRNAGAEIVPTSETAWNRELVVKVKEPLTSEYKFLQKGQILFTYLHLAADRKLTENLIDCGTTAIAYETVEQPGANRLPLLTPMSVIAGRLAVQFGARFLERQQGGRGVLLGGVPGVQPGKVVILGGGVVGTEAAKIAVGMGAIVQILDVSVERLSYLETLFGSRVELLYSNSAHIEAAVKEADLLIGAVLVLGRRAPILVSRELVKQMRPGSVIVDVAVDQGGCIETLHPTSHTNPVYVEEGVVHYGVPNMPGAVPWTATQALNNSTLPYVVQLANLGIKALEVNPALAKGVNVQNHRLVHPAVQEVFPDLVN